The stretch of DNA CGGTTTCTCCGGGCGTGGGCTTTGGCGAATACGGCGAGGGCTTCGTGCGCTTCTCGCTCATCGAAAATCATCATCGAATCAATCAGGCGATTCGCGGCATCAAGCGCGCCCTGAGTGCAGGAGCCTGAACCGGACATGGGCAAGGAAATCGGAATCGGAATCATCGGTCTGGGGACCGTGGGAGCGAGCGTGGCGGAGATTCTTGCCACGCGCGCGGACCTGCTGGAGAGGCGCGCGGGCGCCAGGCTCAGGGTCACCTGCGTGTGCGACCGCGGCGTCTCCCAGCGCGGCGAGGCGCTGCCGGCCCACGTTCCGGCGGGCGTGAAGGTTGCGGCGAGCCCGGCCGAGCTCGCGTGCGATGAGAGCGTGGACATCGTCATCGAGCTGATCGGCGGTCTGGACGCCGCGCGCGAGGCCATCCTTGCCGCCATTGAA from Chrysiogenia bacterium encodes:
- a CDS encoding homoserine dehydrogenase (catalyzes the formation of L-aspartate 4-semialdehyde from L-homoserine), which translates into the protein MGKEIGIGIIGLGTVGASVAEILATRADLLERRAGARLRVTCVCDRGVSQRGEALPAHVPAGVKVAASPAELACDESVDIVIELIGGLDAAREAILAAIEAGKPVITANKHLLAVQGDEIFEKAEAKGVSVGFEAAVAGGIPILNAIRAGIGGDEI